The nucleotide sequence TCACAAGGCGAGCAGGAACTGCGAGGGAGGGGACTGAGAGGAGAGGAAGGTATAAGCACTAATTTTAGATCTGCAAGAGAGCAGTTCATCGTTGACCAGCATAAAAAGCATTCCCATCAGGGCCAGCGAGGTTCTCCAGGCAATGTTTTTACAATCACTAAAAAGTGCCTTGGGGCAAATCGTTCTCGGGGTGCATCCTCTAAATTTATCTCTCCCATGCCAAGACAAGAGGAAGATTTGAAAGACAACACACCACAAGATATGCAACCCGTTGATGAGCGTTTAAAGAACTTTGAGCCAAAGATTATTGAACTTATTATGAGTGAGATCATGGACCACGGACCCCCGGTAGCTTGGGATGATATTGCTGGCCTGGAGTTTGCCAAAGCTACGATCAAAGAGATTGTTGTGTGGCCCATGTTGAGGCCTGATATCTTCACTGGCCTTAGAGGTCCACCTAAAGGCATCCTTCTATTTGGTCCTCCAGGCACTGGTAAAACCCTCATAGGCAAGTGTATAGCATGCCAATCAGGAGCTACTTTCTTTAGCATCAGTGCTTCCTCGCTCACTTCAAAGTGGGTCGGGGAAGGTGAAAAGATGGTCCGAGCACTTTTTGCCATCGCTCGGTGCCATCAACCTGCAGTTATCTTCATCGATGAGATTGATTCTCTTCTTTCACAACGCACAGATGGAGAGCACGACTCTTCCCGTCGGATTAAAACAGAGTTTCTTGTCCAGCTAGATGGAGCCGCCACCTCAGCAGAAGATCGTATTCTTGTAGTGGGTGCTACCAACCGGCCACAAGAGATTGATGAGGCAGCACGCCGTCGCTTAGCCAAGAGGCTCTACATTCCTCTCCCAGAGGTTGAGGCTCGCTGGCAGATAGTGACTAACCTCATGTCCCATGAAAAAAGCCAGTTGGGAGTTGATGAGATGGAGAAGGTGGTGCAGGGCACAGAGGGGTTTTCAGGCGCCGACATGACGCAGCTATGCCGCGAAGCAGCTCTTGGCCCAATCCGGAGCATCCGTCTTAGTGACATTGCAACCATCATGGCAGAACAGGTTCGCCCAATCCTGTACAGTGACTTTCAGGAGGCTCTCAAAACAGTGCGACCCAGTGTCTCTTCTAAAGATCTGGAGCTGTATGAAGAGTGGAACAAGACTTTTGGTTGTGGCCGCTAAGCACATGTGCTGATTAAAGTAATGGAGTTGATGTCAGTATGATTGTGATGTTTATTtccttaaataaataattgatttgtCTTtgctttttgtcatgtttttgtcATAAACCTTTTTTTCAGAAAGCTTATAAACTTATATATTGGTCTGAGTaacatgttttcatttgttgtgatttggAAATCAGAATGgcctcttctgaagttaaaacattatctttaaattaatttaaacatggcACTAAATTACATGATATGGGACATCACgatggcgtagtgggtagcacgatcgcctcacagcaagaaggtcgctggtaggGTTGCACAGTTTACTGGTGCTATGGTagtatcgcaatactatggctccaaaaaactggcggtgccactgtagtttgtaagcggtagtatcatcattaatggtttatctacaatagataatgttgaaTGTGGAAAAGTCTATTATaacaaaatatagtatttctggcaaatatttttgtttataatttgagttatgaattacagtatcgcaaaaCTACTTGgaatcgtgatacttcagctgatatagtatcgtaagattaattaatggtatcgcgacaaacctagtcgctggttcgagccttggctgggtcagttggcatttctgtgtggagtttgcatgttctcccgtgtttgcatgggtttcctctgggtgctccggttcaaagacgtgtgctataggtaaattgggtaagctaaattgtccgtaacgtgtgtgtgtgtgtgtgaatgagagtgtatgggtgtttcccagtaataggttgcagctggaagggcatctgctgcgtaaaacagatgctggataagttggcggtttattccgctgtagcaacccctgattaataaaggggctaagctgaaaagaaaatgaatgaatgaaaaattgtgATCCggcatttacagaataaaacaaaaatcatgttttactccaataaaagaataaattataaaagataatttgaagtaatttcttaaaaatatataaatattctttTACCCAGATGGTGACTTAAAAAAGCATTCAAGATTTAGTGAAACAGCTTTTACTGTATTCATTGCCTCAAAATTAGCATACCGCACTTTTGCCTTCCTGAAAATAGTTGCATCACTTAGTGGAGCTGCAACTGTTTTCCCTGTAATATAGAGGAAATGTGCCAAGTTTGCACTAAAAGGGAACATGGGGTCTTGAGTCTGTTGTTTCCTTCTGAATGCACTTATCCAAAGGGGAACTGTCAGCTAGTACAATGTTCAGCTGGCCCTGCCTTCTGTGTGTACAGAATGAAATCAACAGCTCTCCATGTTCACCTGTTCTAGCTCCTGTAGAGATGGAGTGTTAGACACCTTAAGGCCAGCTCTCCCATTGTGTTCTGTCTTGGTGAATGGATTTGGAGGGGAAGTTGGGCAACACTGCAGGCATTCTGGTCTCATGATAAGAGCTGCCCACAGATCAACTCTTGCAGTGCTCTTCCTGTTGCTAAGCCAGTGCGGTCTCGGACTACATCTGGTAAACCAAAGGAATACTTCTGTGCCTTGGAGGGGGTTTAAAAGATGAGCTCTTCATCCTCCTCAAggaatgatttttttcttctttcagttAGACTGCTTGTAGTCTCCaactctttatttgtttttttttatttaaataatttgtttattggcggcgcagtaggtagtgctgtcacctcacagcaagaaggtcgctggttcgagcctcgattGGGTcacttggtgtttctgtgtggagtttgcatgttctccctgcgttcgcatgggtttcctccgggtgctccagtttaccccacagtacaaagacatgcggtacaggtgaattgggaaggctaaattgtccgtagtgtatgagtatgagtgagtgtgtatggatgtttcccagagataggttgtggctggaagggcatccgctgtgtaaaacatgtgctggataagttggtggttcattccgctgtggcgaccccagattaataaagggactaagccaaaaataaatgaa is from Danio aesculapii chromosome 13, fDanAes4.1, whole genome shotgun sequence and encodes:
- the fignl1 gene encoding fidgetin-like protein 1, with product MSRAHLDEWQRRSFDISSGSCTPEQTANAYRAHILSIQYAWANAELSPAGAASLLRTYTERYAAVLDSDDPYKGLNNYAESALHLARNQRNHSDKWESSLTLENVFNLSCVQKMIQARSDGCALPVDPADVNISVGGEVSGGGEKASALSGPPFGLKQERLAHGHSVPSPTAEMGRGDINPLSGSGGLEVAPPCFSLPQNTPKDLTGSTTLGHNNFSSKANVGVPQSNVACTSRSNVHNQPVFFSSTNPSKRKNFYGSGTESSRSSFPSQGEQELRGRGLRGEEGISTNFRSAREQFIVDQHKKHSHQGQRGSPGNVFTITKKCLGANRSRGASSKFISPMPRQEEDLKDNTPQDMQPVDERLKNFEPKIIELIMSEIMDHGPPVAWDDIAGLEFAKATIKEIVVWPMLRPDIFTGLRGPPKGILLFGPPGTGKTLIGKCIACQSGATFFSISASSLTSKWVGEGEKMVRALFAIARCHQPAVIFIDEIDSLLSQRTDGEHDSSRRIKTEFLVQLDGAATSAEDRILVVGATNRPQEIDEAARRRLAKRLYIPLPEVEARWQIVTNLMSHEKSQLGVDEMEKVVQGTEGFSGADMTQLCREAALGPIRSIRLSDIATIMAEQVRPILYSDFQEALKTVRPSVSSKDLELYEEWNKTFGCGR